Proteins encoded together in one Streptomyces umbrinus window:
- the pgl gene encoding 6-phosphogluconolactonase, producing MTTPQLVVHRDKELMAQAAAARLITKVVDAQASRGYASVVLTGGRNGNGLLAALAAAPARDAIDWGRLELWWGDERFLPEGDPERNVTQAREALLDSVPLDPKRVHAMPASDGPYGKDADAAAEAYAAELAEAAGPENHGPVPSFDVLMLGVGPDTHVASLFPELPAVRETERTVVGVHGAPKPPPTRVTLTLPAIRAAREVWLLAAGSDKAEAAAIALSGAGEIQAPAAGARGRSRTLWLLDSAAASQLPRSLYPPASP from the coding sequence ATGACTACTCCCCAGCTGGTGGTTCACCGGGACAAGGAACTGATGGCCCAGGCCGCCGCGGCCCGGCTCATCACGAAGGTCGTGGACGCCCAGGCCTCGCGCGGTTACGCCTCGGTCGTGCTGACCGGTGGCCGCAACGGCAACGGGCTCCTCGCGGCGCTCGCGGCCGCACCTGCCCGGGACGCCATCGACTGGGGCCGGCTCGAACTGTGGTGGGGCGACGAGCGGTTCCTCCCCGAGGGTGACCCGGAGCGCAATGTCACCCAGGCCCGTGAGGCGCTGCTCGACTCGGTGCCGCTGGATCCGAAGCGTGTGCATGCCATGCCCGCGTCGGACGGGCCCTACGGCAAGGACGCGGACGCGGCGGCGGAGGCCTACGCGGCCGAACTCGCCGAGGCCGCCGGGCCGGAGAACCACGGTCCGGTTCCGTCCTTCGACGTGCTGATGCTCGGCGTCGGTCCGGACACGCATGTGGCGTCGCTCTTCCCCGAGCTGCCTGCGGTGCGTGAGACGGAGCGGACGGTGGTGGGGGTGCACGGTGCCCCCAAGCCGCCGCCGACCCGGGTCACGCTCACGCTGCCCGCGATCCGGGCTGCGCGGGAGGTGTGGTTGCTGGCGGCGGGTTCGGACAAGGCAGAGGCTGCGGCGATCGCGCTGTCCGGCGCGGGTGAGATCCAGGCCCCGGCGGCCGGGGCCCGTGGCCGGTCGCGCACCCTGTGGCTGCTGGACTCGGCCGCGGCGTCCCAGCTACCGCGCTCGCTGTATCCGCCGGCTTCACCCTGA
- the opcA gene encoding glucose-6-phosphate dehydrogenase assembly protein OpcA, with amino-acid sequence MKIDLTDTTASKINKALVKGRRAIGTPAVGMVLTLVIVTDEENAYDALRAANDASREHPSRTLVVIKRVSRSPRDRTKSRLDAEVRVGADAGTGETVVLRLYGEVSDHAQSVVLPLLLPDAPVVVWWSVDAPRDPAGDPLGALGQRRVTDSYAAEKPVHELRSRAESYEPGDTDLAWARITPWRSMLAAALDQIDCEVVSVEVAGEESNPSVELLAMWLADRLHVHVRRAVSAGPGLTQVRLETTGGPITLHRSDGAMATLALPGQPDRAVALKRRETSELLAEELRRLDPDDTYASALRFGVDRLGGIPSATQRAEASARGPESLPVRQKAPDPDPAPSAKTSEAALPASPAGDSDTGRPTPAQMPPVKKADSP; translated from the coding sequence ATGAAGATAGATCTCACGGACACCACGGCCAGCAAGATCAACAAGGCGCTGGTGAAGGGCCGCCGGGCCATCGGCACCCCCGCCGTCGGCATGGTCCTCACCCTCGTCATCGTCACCGACGAGGAGAACGCGTACGACGCCCTGCGCGCCGCCAACGACGCCTCGCGCGAGCACCCCTCGCGCACGCTCGTGGTGATCAAGCGCGTCTCGCGTTCGCCGCGCGACCGCACGAAGTCGCGTCTGGACGCCGAGGTGCGGGTCGGCGCGGACGCGGGCACCGGCGAGACGGTCGTCCTGCGGCTGTACGGCGAGGTCTCCGACCACGCCCAGTCCGTCGTCCTGCCGCTGCTGCTGCCGGACGCGCCGGTGGTGGTCTGGTGGTCGGTGGACGCCCCGCGCGATCCGGCGGGCGACCCGCTGGGCGCCCTGGGCCAGCGCCGGGTCACCGACAGCTACGCGGCCGAGAAGCCCGTCCACGAGCTGCGGTCGCGGGCCGAGAGCTACGAGCCGGGCGACACCGACCTTGCCTGGGCCCGGATCACCCCGTGGCGCTCGATGCTGGCCGCCGCCCTCGACCAGATCGACTGCGAGGTCGTCTCCGTCGAGGTGGCGGGCGAGGAGTCCAACCCGAGCGTCGAACTGCTCGCCATGTGGCTCGCCGACCGACTCCACGTGCACGTCCGGCGGGCCGTCTCCGCGGGTCCCGGCCTGACCCAGGTACGGCTGGAGACGACCGGCGGCCCCATCACGCTGCACCGGTCGGACGGGGCGATGGCCACGCTGGCCCTGCCCGGCCAGCCGGACCGCGCGGTGGCGCTCAAGCGGCGTGAGACGTCCGAGCTGCTCGCGGAGGAGCTGCGCAGGCTCGACCCGGACGACACGTACGCGTCCGCGCTGCGGTTCGGGGTGGACCGCCTGGGCGGGATCCCGTCGGCCACGCAGCGGGCCGAGGCGTCCGCTCGCGGCCCGGAGTCCCTGCCGGTCCGGCAGAAGGCGCCGGACCCGGACCCGGCGCCGTCGGCCAAGACGTCCGAGGCGGCTCTGCCCGCCTCCCCGGCGGGTGACAGCGACACCGGCCGTCCGACTCCGGCCCAGATGCCCCCGGTCAAGAAGGCGGACTCGCCATGA
- the zwf gene encoding glucose-6-phosphate dehydrogenase: MSSSNPLRDPADRRLPRIAGPSGLVIFGVTGDLSRKKLMPAVYDLANRGLLPPGFSLVGFARREWQNEDFAQEVHDAVKEHARTPFREEVWQQLIQGMRFVQGTFDDDDAFERLRETIGELDKAQGTGGNFAFYLSVPPGAFPVVIRQLKKHGLADQSSGSWRRAVIEKPFGHDLKSAEELNTTVEEVFAPDQVFRIDHYLGKETVQNILALRFANQMFEPIWNRSFVDHVQITMAEDIGIGGRAGYYDGIGAARDVIQNHLLQLMALTAMEEPASFDADALAAEKTKVLGAVKLPKDLGTSTVRGQYAEGWQGGEKAVGYLQEDGIDPKSKTDTYAAIKVEVDNRRWAGVPFYLRTGKRLGRRVTEIAVVFQRAPHSPFDHTATEELGQNAIVIRVQPDEGITVRFGSKVPGTSMEIRDVSMDFAYGESFTESSPEAYERLILDVLLGDSNLFPRTEEVELSWKILDPIEEYWDKHGKPAQYPSGTWGPVEADEMLKRDGRSWRRP, from the coding sequence TTGTCAAGCAGCAATCCGCTGCGTGACCCGGCGGACCGACGGCTCCCGCGTATCGCGGGGCCGTCGGGCCTCGTCATCTTCGGGGTCACGGGCGATTTGTCCCGTAAAAAGCTCATGCCTGCTGTTTATGACCTTGCCAACCGCGGTCTGCTGCCCCCGGGCTTCTCGCTCGTCGGCTTCGCCCGCCGTGAATGGCAGAACGAGGACTTCGCCCAGGAGGTCCACGACGCCGTCAAGGAGCACGCCCGTACGCCGTTCCGTGAGGAGGTCTGGCAGCAGCTCATCCAGGGGATGCGCTTCGTCCAGGGCACCTTCGACGACGACGACGCGTTCGAGCGGCTGCGCGAGACGATCGGCGAGCTAGACAAGGCACAGGGGACGGGCGGCAACTTCGCCTTCTATCTCTCCGTGCCGCCGGGCGCCTTCCCGGTGGTCATCCGGCAGCTGAAGAAGCACGGTCTCGCGGACCAGTCGAGCGGTTCCTGGCGGCGCGCGGTCATCGAGAAGCCCTTCGGCCACGACCTCAAGTCGGCCGAGGAGCTCAACACGACCGTCGAGGAGGTCTTCGCCCCCGATCAGGTCTTCCGTATCGACCACTATCTGGGCAAGGAGACCGTCCAGAACATCCTGGCGCTGCGCTTCGCCAACCAGATGTTCGAGCCGATCTGGAACCGGTCCTTCGTGGACCACGTACAGATCACGATGGCCGAGGACATCGGCATCGGCGGCCGCGCCGGCTACTACGACGGCATCGGCGCAGCCCGTGACGTCATCCAGAACCACCTCCTCCAGCTGATGGCCCTCACCGCCATGGAGGAGCCCGCCTCCTTCGACGCGGACGCGCTCGCCGCCGAGAAGACCAAGGTCCTCGGCGCGGTGAAACTGCCGAAGGACCTGGGCACCAGCACCGTCCGCGGTCAGTACGCGGAAGGCTGGCAGGGCGGCGAGAAGGCCGTCGGCTACCTCCAGGAAGACGGCATCGACCCCAAGTCGAAGACCGACACCTACGCGGCGATCAAGGTGGAGGTGGACAACCGCCGCTGGGCGGGCGTCCCGTTCTACCTCCGTACGGGCAAGCGCCTGGGCCGTCGCGTCACCGAGATCGCGGTCGTGTTCCAGCGTGCACCGCACTCCCCCTTCGACCACACGGCGACCGAGGAGCTGGGCCAGAACGCGATCGTCATCCGCGTCCAGCCCGACGAGGGCATCACGGTCCGCTTCGGCTCCAAGGTCCCCGGCACCTCCATGGAGATCCGGGACGTGTCGATGGACTTCGCGTACGGCGAGTCCTTCACGGAGTCGAGCCCGGAGGCGTACGAGCGTCTGATCCTGGACGTCCTCCTGGGCGACTCGAACCTCTTCCCGCGCACCGAGGAGGTCGAGCTGTCCTGGAAGATCCTCGACCCGATCGAGGAGTACTGGGACAAGCACGGCAAGCCCGCGCAGTACCCGTCCGGAACGTGGGGCCCCGTCGAGGCGGACGAAATGCTCAAGCGAGACGGACGGAGCTGGCGTCGCCCATGA
- the tal gene encoding transaldolase: MTDALKRLSEEGVAIWLDDLSRKRITSGNLAELIDQQHVVGVTTNPSIFQKAISGGDGYEQQLSDLAARKVTVEEAIRMITTADVRDAADILRPVYDSTQGQDGRVSIEVDPRLAHNTKATVAEAKQLAWLVDRPNTLIKIPATKAGLPAITETIGRGISVNVTLIFSLERYREVMDAYLAGLEKAKAAGIDLSGIHSVASFFVSRVDTEIDKRLDALGTPEAKAARGKAGLANARLAYEAYEEVFSSDRWAALDKAQANKQRPLWASTGVKDKAYKDTLYVDDLVAPNTVNTMPEATLAAAEDHGKITGNTIAGMYEQSRAELDAVEKLGISYDDVVQLLEDEGVEKFEASWNDLLKSTEAELARLAPSEG; this comes from the coding sequence ATGACAGACGCACTGAAGCGCCTCTCCGAGGAAGGCGTCGCGATCTGGCTGGACGACCTGTCGCGCAAGCGGATCACGTCCGGCAACCTCGCCGAGCTGATCGACCAGCAGCACGTCGTGGGCGTCACCACCAACCCGTCGATCTTCCAGAAGGCGATCAGCGGCGGTGACGGTTACGAGCAGCAGCTCAGTGACCTCGCCGCCCGCAAGGTCACCGTCGAAGAGGCCATCCGCATGATCACGACGGCGGACGTCCGTGACGCCGCCGACATCCTGCGCCCGGTCTACGACTCCACGCAGGGCCAGGACGGCCGGGTCTCCATCGAGGTCGACCCGCGCCTCGCGCACAACACCAAGGCGACCGTCGCCGAGGCCAAGCAGCTCGCCTGGCTCGTCGACCGCCCCAACACCCTCATCAAGATCCCGGCGACCAAGGCGGGCCTGCCCGCGATCACCGAGACGATCGGCCGGGGCATCAGCGTCAACGTCACGCTGATCTTCTCGCTGGAGCGCTACCGCGAGGTCATGGACGCCTACCTCGCGGGCCTGGAGAAGGCCAAGGCCGCCGGGATCGACCTGTCCGGCATCCACTCCGTGGCGTCGTTCTTCGTGTCCCGCGTGGACACCGAGATCGACAAGCGGCTCGACGCCCTCGGCACCCCCGAGGCGAAGGCCGCCCGCGGCAAGGCGGGTCTCGCCAACGCGCGACTGGCCTACGAGGCGTACGAGGAGGTCTTCTCCTCCGACCGCTGGGCCGCCCTCGACAAGGCGCAGGCCAACAAGCAGCGTCCGCTGTGGGCCTCGACCGGCGTCAAGGACAAGGCCTACAAGGACACCCTGTACGTCGACGACCTGGTCGCGCCGAACACGGTGAACACCATGCCGGAGGCGACCCTGGCCGCCGCCGAGGACCACGGCAAGATCACCGGCAACACCATCGCCGGTATGTACGAGCAGTCCCGTGCCGAGCTCGACGCGGTCGAGAAGCTCGGGATCTCGTACGACGACGTGGTCCAGCTCCTGGAGGACGAGGGCGTCGAGAAGTTCGAGGCGTCCTGGAACGACCTGCTCAAGTCGACCGAGGCAGAGCTCGCGCGCCTCGCCCCCTCGGAGGGCTGA
- the tkt gene encoding transketolase encodes MSTKPTTTDLEWTELDQRAVDTARILAADAVQKVGNGHPGTAMSLAPAAYTLFQKVMRHDPADPDWTGRDRFVLSAGHSSLTLYTQLYLAGFGLELDDLKSFRTWGSRTPGHPEYGHTPGVETTTGPLGQGVANAVGMAMAARYERGLFDPEAAPGASPFDHFIYAIAGDGCLQEGISAEASSMAGHQQLGNLVLLWDDNHISIEGDTETAVSEDTVKRYEAYGWHVQRVAPKPDGDLDPHALYDAIEAAKLVTDKPSFIAMRSIIAWPAPNAQNTEAAHGSALGDDEVAATKRVLGFDPEKAFEVSDEVITHTRALGERGRQAKAEWEKSFQEWRNSNAERAAEFDRIAATELPTGWEEKLPVFEAGKSVATRAASGKVLQALGAVIPELWGGSADLAGSNNTTIDKTSSFLPADNPLPEANPYGRTIHFGIREHSMAAEMNGIALHGNTRIYGGTFLVFSDYMRNAVRLSALMHLPVTYVWTHDSIGLGEDGPTHQPVEHLASLRAIPGLNVVRPADANETAIAWREILRRYTKVFGKGAPHGLALTRQGVPTYEANEDAAKGGYVLFEASTGTPEVVLVATGSEVHVAVDAREQLEAAGTPTRVVSMPSVEWFEEQDQGYRDSVLPPSVKARVAVEAGIGLTWHKYVGDAGRIVSLEHFGASADGKVLFQEFGFTAENVANVARESIAAAQR; translated from the coding sequence GTGAGCACCAAGCCGACCACAACAGACCTCGAGTGGACCGAATTGGACCAGCGGGCCGTCGACACCGCCCGCATCCTGGCCGCCGACGCCGTACAGAAGGTCGGCAACGGCCATCCGGGTACGGCGATGAGCCTGGCGCCCGCCGCCTACACCCTCTTCCAGAAGGTGATGCGGCACGACCCGGCGGACCCCGACTGGACCGGCCGCGACCGCTTCGTACTGTCAGCCGGTCATTCGTCCCTGACCCTCTACACCCAGCTCTACCTGGCCGGCTTCGGTCTGGAGCTGGACGACCTGAAGTCCTTCAGGACGTGGGGCTCCCGCACCCCGGGCCACCCGGAGTACGGACACACCCCCGGCGTGGAGACCACCACCGGCCCCCTCGGCCAGGGTGTCGCCAACGCGGTGGGCATGGCCATGGCCGCCCGCTACGAGCGCGGTCTGTTCGACCCGGAGGCGGCCCCCGGCGCCTCCCCGTTCGACCACTTCATCTACGCGATCGCCGGTGACGGCTGCCTCCAGGAGGGCATCTCTGCGGAGGCGTCCTCCATGGCCGGCCACCAGCAGCTCGGCAACCTGGTCCTGCTGTGGGACGACAACCACATCTCGATCGAGGGCGACACCGAGACGGCGGTCTCCGAGGACACGGTCAAGCGGTACGAGGCGTACGGCTGGCACGTGCAGCGCGTGGCCCCGAAGCCGGACGGCGACCTCGACCCGCACGCCCTCTACGACGCGATCGAGGCCGCGAAGCTGGTGACCGACAAGCCGTCGTTCATCGCGATGCGCTCGATCATCGCCTGGCCGGCTCCGAACGCGCAGAACACCGAGGCCGCGCACGGCTCGGCGCTCGGCGACGACGAGGTCGCGGCCACCAAGCGGGTGCTGGGCTTCGACCCGGAGAAGGCCTTCGAGGTCTCGGACGAGGTCATCACCCACACGCGCGCGCTGGGCGAGCGCGGCCGTCAGGCCAAGGCGGAGTGGGAGAAGTCGTTCCAGGAGTGGCGTAACAGCAACGCCGAGCGTGCCGCCGAGTTCGACCGCATCGCCGCGACCGAGCTGCCCACCGGCTGGGAGGAGAAGCTCCCGGTCTTCGAGGCGGGCAAGAGCGTCGCCACACGTGCGGCCTCCGGCAAGGTGCTCCAGGCGCTCGGCGCGGTCATCCCCGAGCTGTGGGGCGGCTCGGCCGACCTGGCGGGCTCCAACAACACGACGATCGACAAGACCTCGTCGTTCCTCCCTGCGGACAACCCGCTGCCGGAGGCGAACCCGTACGGTCGCACGATCCACTTCGGTATCCGCGAGCACTCGATGGCCGCGGAGATGAACGGCATCGCGCTGCACGGCAACACCCGTATCTACGGCGGCACCTTCCTGGTGTTCTCCGACTACATGCGCAACGCGGTGCGCCTGTCCGCGCTGATGCACCTGCCGGTGACGTACGTGTGGACCCACGACTCCATCGGTCTCGGCGAGGACGGTCCGACGCACCAGCCGGTCGAGCACCTCGCCTCCCTGCGCGCCATTCCGGGCCTCAACGTCGTCCGTCCGGCGGACGCCAACGAGACCGCGATCGCCTGGCGCGAGATCCTCAGGCGTTACACCAAGGTCTTCGGCAAGGGCGCCCCGCACGGCCTCGCGCTGACCCGTCAGGGCGTACCGACGTACGAGGCCAACGAGGATGCGGCGAAGGGTGGTTACGTGCTCTTCGAGGCGTCCACCGGGACCCCGGAGGTCGTTCTCGTCGCGACCGGTTCCGAGGTGCACGTGGCCGTCGACGCACGTGAGCAGCTGGAGGCCGCGGGCACCCCGACCAGGGTCGTGTCCATGCCCTCCGTGGAGTGGTTCGAGGAGCAGGACCAGGGGTACCGGGACAGCGTCCTGCCGCCGAGCGTGAAGGCACGGGTCGCGGTCGAGGCCGGTATCGGTCTCACCTGGCACAAGTACGTGGGGGATGCCGGCCGCATCGTTTCCCTGGAGCACTTCGGTGCTTCGGCCGACGGCAAGGTGCTCTTCCAGGAGTTCGGGTTCACTGCCGAGAACGTCGCGAACGTCGCCCGGGAATCGATCGCCGCAGCCCAGCGCTGA
- a CDS encoding heme o synthase: MCVTAVESRPAGVLGASQGAKRGTNHRPFWARVKAFVALTKPRIIELLLITTVPVMFLAQQGVPDLKLVLLTCVGGYLSAGGANALNMYIDRDIDALMERTAQRPLVTGMVSPRECLAFGITLAIVSTLLFGFAVNWLSAWLSLGALLFYVVVYTMILKRRTSQNIVWGGIAGCLPVLIGWSSVTNSMSWAPIILFLVMFFWTPPHYWPLSMKVKADYARVGVPMLPVIASNKVVARQIVLYSWAMVAVSLLLTPLGYTGWFYTVVALVTGGFWLWEAHGLQTRAKDGAVGAKLKEMRLFHWSITYVSLLFVAVAVDPFLR; the protein is encoded by the coding sequence GTGTGCGTGACGGCCGTTGAATCCCGTCCTGCGGGTGTGCTCGGGGCGAGTCAGGGCGCGAAGCGGGGCACGAACCACCGGCCGTTCTGGGCTCGGGTCAAGGCGTTCGTCGCTCTCACCAAGCCGCGGATCATCGAGCTGCTGCTGATCACCACCGTTCCGGTGATGTTCCTCGCGCAGCAGGGCGTGCCCGATCTGAAGCTGGTGCTCCTCACTTGCGTCGGCGGCTACCTCTCCGCGGGCGGCGCCAACGCCCTGAACATGTACATCGACCGTGACATCGACGCGCTCATGGAGCGCACCGCACAGCGTCCACTGGTCACCGGCATGGTCAGCCCACGCGAGTGCCTCGCCTTCGGCATCACGCTCGCGATCGTCTCGACGCTGCTGTTCGGATTCGCCGTCAACTGGCTGTCCGCCTGGCTGTCGCTCGGAGCGCTCCTCTTCTACGTCGTCGTCTACACGATGATCCTCAAACGCCGTACCTCGCAGAACATCGTGTGGGGCGGTATCGCCGGCTGCCTTCCAGTACTCATCGGCTGGTCGTCCGTCACGAACTCCATGTCGTGGGCGCCGATCATCCTCTTCCTTGTCATGTTCTTCTGGACGCCGCCGCACTACTGGCCGCTCTCCATGAAGGTCAAGGCGGACTACGCGCGCGTGGGCGTTCCGATGCTGCCCGTCATCGCCTCCAACAAGGTCGTCGCGCGGCAGATCGTCCTCTACAGCTGGGCCATGGTCGCCGTCTCCCTCCTCCTGACGCCGCTCGGCTACACGGGCTGGTTCTACACGGTCGTCGCCCTCGTGACCGGCGGCTTCTGGCTCTGGGAGGCCCACGGGCTGCAGACCCGCGCGAAGGACGGCGCCGTAGGCGCCAAGCTGAAGGAGATGCGGCTCTTCCACTGGTCCATCACTTACGTGTCGCTGCTGTTCGTGGCTGTGGCGGTGGACCCGTTCTTGAGGTGA
- a CDS encoding amidohydrolase family protein translates to MIETPSLVDQYCHGVLRTELGLGTFEAHLARGEGPPAAGTTFFDTQTGFAVRRWCPPLLGLEPHCPPARYLARRRELGVLEAGRRLLRGSGITTYLVDTGLPGDLTGPGEMASTGAARAHEIVRLEPLAEQVADTSGTVESFLANLAESVHGAAANAVAFTSVAGLRHGLVLAPEPPGPGEVRGAAGRWLAGRRVGGELSDPVLLRHLLWIAVASGLPLQLHAGLGEPGLRIDRNDPVLLTDFARATAGLGTDLVLLHGYPYHRHAAHLAGVFPHVYADLGAALVRTGARASAVLSEILELAPFGKLLFSSGAHGLPELHVVGARLFREALAKVLGTWVAEGAWSLSDAQRVAGLIAAGNARRVYGVE, encoded by the coding sequence ATGATCGAAACGCCGTCGCTGGTGGATCAGTACTGCCACGGCGTGCTGCGGACGGAGCTGGGTCTCGGCACCTTCGAGGCCCACCTCGCCCGGGGCGAGGGCCCGCCCGCGGCCGGGACCACGTTCTTCGACACGCAGACCGGTTTCGCCGTACGCCGCTGGTGTCCGCCCCTGCTGGGGCTCGAACCCCACTGTCCGCCCGCCCGCTACCTCGCCCGACGCCGGGAACTCGGCGTCCTGGAGGCGGGGCGCAGGCTGCTGCGGGGGAGCGGGATCACGACCTATCTGGTCGACACCGGTCTGCCGGGCGATCTGACGGGGCCCGGTGAGATGGCCTCCACGGGAGCCGCGCGCGCCCACGAGATCGTCCGTCTGGAGCCGCTCGCCGAGCAGGTCGCCGACACCTCCGGAACCGTCGAGTCGTTCCTCGCCAACCTCGCCGAGTCGGTGCACGGGGCGGCCGCGAACGCCGTGGCCTTCACCTCGGTGGCGGGCTTACGCCACGGGCTGGTGCTCGCGCCCGAACCGCCCGGGCCGGGAGAGGTGCGCGGTGCGGCGGGGCGGTGGCTGGCCGGGCGCCGGGTGGGCGGCGAACTGAGCGATCCGGTGCTGCTCAGACATCTCCTGTGGATCGCGGTCGCCTCCGGCCTGCCGCTCCAACTGCACGCGGGGCTCGGTGAGCCCGGCCTGCGCATCGACCGCAACGACCCGGTCCTGCTCACCGACTTCGCCCGCGCGACGGCCGGCCTCGGCACGGACCTGGTCCTGCTGCACGGCTACCCGTACCACCGCCACGCGGCACATCTCGCCGGGGTCTTCCCGCATGTGTACGCCGATCTGGGCGCCGCCCTCGTCCGTACCGGGGCCCGCGCGTCGGCCGTCCTCTCCGAGATCCTGGAGCTCGCCCCCTTCGGCAAGCTCCTCTTCTCCAGCGGCGCACATGGTCTGCCCGAGCTTCATGTGGTCGGAGCACGTCTCTTCCGCGAGGCGCTCGCCAAGGTGCTCGGCACCTGGGTGGCCGAGGGCGCCTGGTCGCTGTCCGACGCGCAGCGGGTGGCGGGGCTGATCGCGGCGGGGAACGCACGACGGGTGTACGGGGTGGAGTGA
- a CDS encoding nucleotidyltransferase domain-containing protein: MTRSDATDRLLDRFSTELRDLAPAAVWAHGSLGGGDYREGISDLDLIVVLDGPIRARTLWKVARLHARLRAEPLVAKLHCSYLTRDTVDGAERQHLTWAHQQLFKRTVTPVTRRELHTFGLVLEGEPPGSLLPPVADDELAEFVVRDQRDFWRRQVDRADNWTQDVWVDLGLVTYARATVTLKDGRLITKREALDLLPGLGAPAELVADVRRRRYEEPGAPLQEWTARRAELTRGYLGPAIDSLVAAYE; encoded by the coding sequence ATGACACGCAGCGACGCGACCGACCGGCTCCTCGACCGTTTCAGCACCGAACTGCGCGATCTGGCTCCCGCTGCCGTGTGGGCGCACGGCTCGCTCGGCGGGGGCGACTACCGGGAGGGCATCAGCGACCTGGATCTGATCGTGGTCCTGGACGGCCCGATCAGGGCGAGGACGCTCTGGAAGGTGGCCCGGCTGCACGCCCGCCTGCGTGCCGAACCGCTCGTGGCCAAGCTGCACTGCAGTTACCTGACGCGCGACACGGTCGACGGCGCCGAGCGGCAGCACCTCACGTGGGCGCACCAGCAGCTCTTCAAACGGACGGTCACACCGGTGACCCGGCGCGAGCTGCACACCTTCGGGCTGGTCCTGGAGGGGGAGCCGCCCGGGAGTCTGCTTCCGCCGGTGGCGGACGACGAGCTGGCCGAGTTCGTCGTACGGGACCAGCGGGACTTCTGGCGACGGCAGGTGGACCGGGCCGACAACTGGACGCAGGACGTCTGGGTGGATCTGGGGCTCGTCACCTACGCCCGTGCCACGGTCACGCTGAAGGACGGGCGGCTGATCACCAAGCGCGAGGCACTCGACCTGCTGCCCGGTCTCGGCGCGCCCGCCGAGCTGGTCGCGGACGTCAGGCGGCGGCGGTACGAGGAGCCCGGGGCACCGCTCCAGGAGTGGACGGCCCGCAGGGCGGAGCTGACCCGCGGCTACCTCGGCCCGGCGATCGACAGCCTGGTGGCGGCGTACGAATGA
- a CDS encoding COX15/CtaA family protein — protein MEPVPNVTRADAAQAVRNPLAFIAERWTPSPRTVQRAALAALVMAVLIVVTGGAVRLTGSGLGCPTWPKCTDDSLTTTSAMGVHGVIEFGNRMLTYVLCAAVGWAIIAARSQKPYRRSLTRLGWAQFWVVMGNAVLGGVVVLVGLNPYTVAAHFLLSTALIAVATVMWQRTREGDDAPRPLVGKPVQQMAWILVAVTVLLIAVGTVVTGAGPHAGDSSEVERIPLNWENVTKLHAVLAWIVVTMTFALWFVLRAVDAPKGPLHRTRDLFLVLLAQGGIGYVQYFTDLPEVLVGLHMFGSCLVWIATLRVLLALRERPEVVADLPAQSTQSSLTRA, from the coding sequence ATGGAGCCCGTGCCGAACGTGACCCGAGCCGATGCCGCCCAAGCCGTGCGCAACCCGCTCGCCTTCATCGCCGAACGCTGGACTCCGTCGCCCAGGACGGTCCAGCGCGCCGCCCTCGCCGCGCTCGTCATGGCGGTACTGATCGTGGTGACCGGAGGCGCGGTCCGGCTGACCGGCTCGGGTCTCGGCTGCCCGACCTGGCCCAAGTGCACCGACGACTCGCTCACCACCACGAGCGCGATGGGCGTGCACGGTGTGATCGAGTTCGGCAACCGCATGCTGACGTACGTCCTGTGTGCCGCGGTCGGCTGGGCGATCATCGCCGCGCGCTCGCAGAAGCCCTACCGGCGCAGCCTCACGCGGCTCGGCTGGGCGCAGTTCTGGGTCGTCATGGGCAACGCGGTCCTCGGCGGCGTCGTCGTCCTGGTGGGCCTCAACCCGTACACGGTGGCCGCCCACTTCCTGCTCTCCACCGCCCTGATCGCCGTCGCCACGGTGATGTGGCAGCGCACCCGCGAGGGCGACGACGCCCCGCGCCCGCTGGTCGGCAAGCCGGTGCAGCAGATGGCGTGGATCCTCGTCGCCGTCACCGTCCTGCTGATCGCGGTGGGTACGGTCGTCACCGGCGCGGGCCCGCACGCGGGCGACTCAAGCGAGGTCGAGCGCATCCCGCTGAACTGGGAGAACGTCACCAAGCTGCATGCCGTGCTGGCCTGGATCGTGGTGACGATGACCTTCGCCCTGTGGTTCGTCCTGAGGGCCGTCGACGCGCCCAAGGGGCCCCTGCACCGCACCCGGGACCTCTTCCTGGTGCTCCTCGCCCAGGGCGGCATCGGGTACGTCCAGTACTTCACCGATCTTCCGGAGGTCCTGGTCGGCCTCCACATGTTCGGCTCCTGCCTGGTGTGGATCGCCACGCTCCGCGTCCTGCTGGCGCTGCGGGAACGGCCGGAGGTCGTGGCGGATCTGCCCGCCCAGTCGACGCAGTCGTCCCTCACGCGCGCGTGA